The following proteins are encoded in a genomic region of Necator americanus strain Aroian chromosome II, whole genome shotgun sequence:
- a CDS encoding hypothetical protein (NECATOR_CHRII.G4553.T1), whose protein sequence is MCEIDSALVYIHTVQTSLQNAIYAFAETVDSIEMPPGGEEEKRVSEHIEKVNTLLSKTETFLARLEMQKHVLTTKMRTQTGVQVYPDPGVQNQETSVGRV, encoded by the coding sequence ATGTGCGAAATAGACTCAGCGTTAGTATATATTCACACTGTACAAACTTCTCTCCAAAACGCCATTTACGCGTTTGCCGAAACTGTCGACAGCATAGAAATGCCACCAGgaggtgaagaagaaaagcgcGTTTCGGAACACATCGAAAAAGTCAACACGCTTCTTTCCAAAACGGAAACATTTCTCGCGCGTCTTGAGATGCAAAAACACGTCTTGACGACGAAAATGAGAACTCAAACAGGAGTACAAGTATATCCGGACCCTGGAGTGCAAAATCAGGAAACATCGGTGGGCCGCGTTTAA
- a CDS encoding hypothetical protein (NECATOR_CHRII.G4554.T1), with the protein MKEEVENNIAMICCGILGVVGLFVNGSCVWLTVMIKSLNTSFGYLTMFHSLSNGLLVSSYIFWVAPCIFFDFSSLFAVNRSVGQMTIIAQAGSYFSMLLLSLNRFVCVFAPTRYMDFFTNKSTFIYISIITIICLGYGCVYFEAPCFFIFDRSTLEFTFSASSCGQILSKFMDFWFGISLFSLVCCLDILTLIKLRLVIRDRNVQLMYGSTNRFKKDLRLFAQTICTTILFSFTVVCFHYISTNFVDRFTRFCSTTLIWGINHTGAGIIVAVFNNEIRRNIFRPLRSKYSSSAVVTSVVLHRTRTTINRRVSTVQRS; encoded by the exons ATGAAAGAAGAAGTGGAGAATAATATTGCGATGATATGTTGTGGAATT CTCGGTGTGGTCGGATTATTTGTGAATGGCTCTTGTGTATGGTTAACTGTGATGATTAAATCGCTTAACACATCTTTCGGGTATTTAACGATGTTTCATTCCTTATCAAACGGCCTTCTAGTATCGTCCTATATATTTTGGGTTGCACCATGTATTTTCTT CGATTTCTCCTCTTTGTTCGCCGTGAATCGATCCGTTGGTCAAATGACGATAATCGCTCAAGCTGgttcatatttttcaatgttACTACTGTCGTTGAATCGTTTCGTTTGCGTTTTTGCGCCCACACGATACATGGATTTTTTCACGAATAAATcaacttttatttatatatctataattactattatttgtcTCGGCTATGgttgtgtttattttgaaG CTCcatgttttttcatttttgatcgATCAACGCTAGAATTTACGTTCAGCGCAAGTTCATGTGGACAAATTCTTTcgaaatttatggatttttggtTTGGTATATCCTTATTTTCGCTTGTCTGCTGCCTCGATATATTGACACTTATTAAATTGAGATTG gtGATCAGAGACAGAAACGTACAATTAATGTATGGATCTACGAATCGATTCAAAAAGGATTTGCGCCTGTTTGCTCAG ACAATCTGTACGACAATTCTATTTTCATTCAccgttgtttgttttcattatatttcaaCTAATTTTGTTGATCGATTCACACGTTTTTGCTCTACAACGCTGATCTGGGGGATCAATCACACTGGTGCCGG AATCATTGTGGCCGTTTTCAATAATGAAATTCGACGTAATATCTTCCGGCCGCTACGGTCAAAATATTCCTCTTCGGCGGTGGTGACCTCTGTTGTTCTGCATCGTACGAGAACCACCATCAATCGTAGAGTGTCCACCGTCCAGAGAAGCTaa
- a CDS encoding hypothetical protein (NECATOR_CHRII.G4552.T2), with translation MMKNNQEWMIEANVCMEDSLEERIAAVEKVLGIDDYSDVKKADFDVASLQEKMTCLGLDRVMKIPLSKLKKLKTITNKPHTQSLTERLATIEFCENLIRQRAELLKEFEERLQVVLNAEKIGLVPQQEAQLDGIQSDIQKGLDEWKQYTLDLENFKTEYFSVIAALQERLGELERMVTALENETEA, from the exons ATGATGAAAAATAATCAAGAATGGATGATAGAAG CTAACGTGT GCATGGAAGATTCTTTAGAAGAACGAATAGCTGCTGTGGAAAAGGTTTTGGGTATTGACGACTATTCGGAT gTAAAGAAGGCGGACTTTGACGTTGCTTCATTGCAAGAAAAGATGACGTGCTTAGGCCTTGACCGAGTGATGAAAATACCGTtgtcaaaattgaaaaagctgaaaactATCACTAACAAG CCGCATACCCAATCATTAACGGAAAGACTGGCTACAATAGAATTTTGCGAGAATCTAATCAGGCAAAGGGCTGAATTGCTGAAGGAATTCGAAGAACGACTTCAG GTGGTGCTGAACGCTGAGAAGATTGGTTTGGTTCCTCAACAAGAAGCTCAACTAGATGGAATTCAATCAGACATCCAAAAAGGCTTGGATGAGTGGAAACA GTACACATTGGATCTGGAGAATTTTAAAACGGAATATTTCTCTGTCATAGCAGCATTGCAAGAGCGTCTTGGAGAGTTGGAGAGAATG GTCACAGCACTTGAAAACGAAACAGAAGCATAA
- a CDS encoding hypothetical protein (NECATOR_CHRII.G4554.T2), translating into MFHSLSNGLLVSSYIFWVAPCIFFDFSSLFAVNRSVGQMTIIAQAGSYFSMLLLSLNRFVCVFAPTRYMDFFTNKSTFIYISIITIICLGYGCVYFEAPCFFIFDRSTLEFTFSASSCGQILSKFMDFWFGISLFSLVCCLDILTLIKLRLVIRDRNVQLMYGSTNRFKKDLRLFAQTICTTILFSFTVVCFHYISTNFVDRFTRFCSTTLIWGINHTGAGIIVAVFNNEIRRNIFRPLRSKYSSSAVVTSVVLHRTRTTINRRVSTVQRS; encoded by the exons ATGTTTCATTCCTTATCAAACGGCCTTCTAGTATCGTCCTATATATTTTGGGTTGCACCATGTATTTTCTT CGATTTCTCCTCTTTGTTCGCCGTGAATCGATCCGTTGGTCAAATGACGATAATCGCTCAAGCTGgttcatatttttcaatgttACTACTGTCGTTGAATCGTTTCGTTTGCGTTTTTGCGCCCACACGATACATGGATTTTTTCACGAATAAATcaacttttatttatatatctataattactattatttgtcTCGGCTATGgttgtgtttattttgaaG CTCcatgttttttcatttttgatcgATCAACGCTAGAATTTACGTTCAGCGCAAGTTCATGTGGACAAATTCTTTcgaaatttatggatttttggtTTGGTATATCCTTATTTTCGCTTGTCTGCTGCCTCGATATATTGACACTTATTAAATTGAGATTG gtGATCAGAGACAGAAACGTACAATTAATGTATGGATCTACGAATCGATTCAAAAAGGATTTGCGCCTGTTTGCTCAG ACAATCTGTACGACAATTCTATTTTCATTCAccgttgtttgttttcattatatttcaaCTAATTTTGTTGATCGATTCACACGTTTTTGCTCTACAACGCTGATCTGGGGGATCAATCACACTGGTGCCGG AATCATTGTGGCCGTTTTCAATAATGAAATTCGACGTAATATCTTCCGGCCGCTACGGTCAAAATATTCCTCTTCGGCGGTGGTGACCTCTGTTGTTCTGCATCGTACGAGAACCACCATCAATCGTAGAGTGTCCACCGTCCAGAGAAGCTaa
- a CDS encoding hypothetical protein (NECATOR_CHRII.G4552.T1) encodes MEDSLEERIAAVEKVLGIDDYSDVKKADFDVASLQEKMTCLGLDRVMKIPLSKLKKLKTITNKPHTQSLTERLATIEFCENLIRQRAELLKEFEERLQVVLNAEKIGLVPQQEAQLDGIQSDIQKGLDEWKQYTLDLENFKTEYFSVIAALQERLGELERMVTALENETEA; translated from the exons ATGGAAGATTCTTTAGAAGAACGAATAGCTGCTGTGGAAAAGGTTTTGGGTATTGACGACTATTCGGAT gTAAAGAAGGCGGACTTTGACGTTGCTTCATTGCAAGAAAAGATGACGTGCTTAGGCCTTGACCGAGTGATGAAAATACCGTtgtcaaaattgaaaaagctgaaaactATCACTAACAAG CCGCATACCCAATCATTAACGGAAAGACTGGCTACAATAGAATTTTGCGAGAATCTAATCAGGCAAAGGGCTGAATTGCTGAAGGAATTCGAAGAACGACTTCAG GTGGTGCTGAACGCTGAGAAGATTGGTTTGGTTCCTCAACAAGAAGCTCAACTAGATGGAATTCAATCAGACATCCAAAAAGGCTTGGATGAGTGGAAACA GTACACATTGGATCTGGAGAATTTTAAAACGGAATATTTCTCTGTCATAGCAGCATTGCAAGAGCGTCTTGGAGAGTTGGAGAGAATG GTCACAGCACTTGAAAACGAAACAGAAGCATAA